Proteins encoded together in one Balaenoptera ricei isolate mBalRic1 chromosome 2, mBalRic1.hap2, whole genome shotgun sequence window:
- the RPS27L gene encoding ribosomal protein eS27-like, protein MPLARDLLHPSLEEEKKKHKKKRLVQSPNSYFMDVKCPGCYKITTVFSHAQTVVLCVGCSTVLCQPTGGKARLTEGCSFRRKQH, encoded by the exons ATGCCT ttggctAGAGATTTACTGCATCCTTCCttggaagaggagaagaaaaaacataaaaagaaacggcTGGTTCAAAGTCcaaattcttattttatggatGTAAAATGTCCAG GCTGCTACAAGATTACCACGGTTTTCAGCCATGCTCAGACAGTGGTGCTTTGTGTAGGTTGTTCAACCGTGTTGTGCCAGCCGACAGGAGGAAAGGCCAGACTCACAGAAG GGTGTTCGTTTAGAAGAAAGCAACACTAA